The stretch of DNA AACTGTGACTTCGTCACCAACAACAATTGTTAAATGACACATTTTTCTTTTGTATGGCATTCCGCGACCCATTGGGCCCGGTCTCATACGCTTCAGAGTGGGGCCGCAGCCAACCCAACATTTTAAAACTTTCAAATTTTCCATGTTTTTTAGGCGGCCTGCATTTGCTACAGCACTCTTAAGTGTTTTTTCAATAAGCTCAGCACTACCCTTAGGTGTGAAGCTCAAAGCATCAAACGCTTTCTGAACCGGTTTATTGCGAATTAACTGCAAAACCTGATTAACTTTTCTTGGTGCGTATCTTGCAAATTTTGTTTTG from Endomicrobiales bacterium encodes:
- the rplV gene encoding 50S ribosomal protein L22, with the translated sequence MEAVAKTKFARYAPRKVNQVLQLIRNKPVQKAFDALSFTPKGSAELIEKTLKSAVANAGRLKNMENLKVLKCWVGCGPTLKRMRPGPMGRGMPYKRKMCHLTIVVGDEVTVAK